From one uncultured Fibrobacter sp. genomic stretch:
- the coaD gene encoding pantetheine-phosphate adenylyltransferase produces the protein MKKVAVFAGSFDPFTLGHLDIVKRASALFDELWVVIFENASKKYMLDEGTRMQLIQKAVKGLKNVKVDCAAGLTVDYMKMVKAKYLVRGIRGAADVDYEQSIAWNNKVLYPECETVFLSSSPEHLSVSSTVVRELLKVGIGKTKQGCAKLAKFVPAEVIPLLTTNH, from the coding sequence CCGTTTTCGCTGGGTCGTTCGATCCGTTCACCCTTGGTCACCTCGATATCGTGAAGCGCGCCTCTGCGCTGTTCGACGAATTGTGGGTGGTCATCTTCGAGAATGCTTCCAAGAAGTATATGCTTGATGAAGGGACCCGAATGCAGCTGATTCAGAAAGCCGTTAAAGGTTTGAAGAATGTGAAGGTAGACTGTGCTGCCGGGCTTACGGTCGACTATATGAAAATGGTAAAGGCGAAGTACCTGGTGCGCGGAATCCGCGGCGCCGCCGATGTGGACTACGAACAGTCCATCGCTTGGAACAACAAGGTTCTTTACCCTGAATGCGAAACGGTTTTCTTGTCCAGCTCTCCGGAACATTTGAGTGTCTCGAGTACGGTGGTTCGCGAACTCTTGAAAGTGGGAATTGGCAAAACAAAGCAGGGCTGCGCAAAGCTTGCGAAGTTTGTTCCCGCCGAAGTAATTCCTTTGTTAACCACTAATCACTAA
- a CDS encoding rhomboid family intramembrane serine protease has translation MRPFRFLPKVLRVLLISNAVVFGLAFIGGMLGLQLNLPGVGAGSIREYIAYFGAFWPFAPEQAWRFVSYMFVHIDFWHFLFNMLMLWMFGSDVADMMGTKHFTGMYFFCGIFAAVFSLAMYWVGMTNAPIIGASGALMGIFVAYYKFFPNRMLLMFFFFPMRIKYAMWFMVAVDVFMAHSGDGVAHLAHLGGVVGGFLYMHFYERGFGNLGKAFKKMRGPKFTVHPGGRSESNSRTESGSEPDDAIEGEVFYVDENKRMDEILAKVNREGINSLNETERQFLLKASEKLRRRRGGF, from the coding sequence ATGAGACCGTTTAGATTTTTACCTAAAGTTTTGCGCGTGTTGCTGATTAGCAATGCCGTTGTTTTTGGACTTGCCTTTATTGGCGGAATGCTTGGCTTGCAGCTGAACTTGCCTGGTGTTGGTGCCGGTAGCATTCGCGAATACATTGCATACTTTGGCGCCTTTTGGCCGTTTGCGCCGGAACAGGCTTGGCGCTTTGTGTCTTACATGTTTGTGCACATTGACTTCTGGCATTTCTTGTTTAACATGCTGATGCTTTGGATGTTCGGTAGTGATGTGGCCGACATGATGGGCACCAAGCATTTTACCGGAATGTATTTCTTCTGCGGAATTTTTGCCGCGGTGTTTAGCTTGGCGATGTATTGGGTCGGCATGACGAATGCTCCGATTATCGGCGCGTCGGGAGCCCTCATGGGAATCTTTGTTGCCTATTACAAGTTCTTCCCGAATCGCATGCTTCTGATGTTCTTCTTTTTCCCCATGCGAATCAAGTATGCCATGTGGTTCATGGTCGCAGTCGATGTGTTTATGGCGCATTCGGGAGATGGCGTTGCGCACTTGGCCCACTTGGGCGGTGTCGTAGGCGGATTCCTTTACATGCATTTCTACGAACGTGGTTTCGGTAACCTCGGTAAGGCATTCAAAAAAATGCGTGGCCCGAAGTTTACGGTGCATCCGGGTGGCCGTTCCGAAAGTAATTCCCGCACGGAATCTGGCTCGGAACCGGACGACGCCATTGAAGGCGAAGTTTTTTATGTAGATGAAAACAAGCGGATGGATGAAATCCTTGCCAAGGTCAACCGCGAGGGAATCAATTCGCTGAACGAAACAGAACGTCAATTTTTACTTAAGGCGAGCGAAAAGTTGCGCCGCCGCAGAGGAGGCTTCTAA
- a CDS encoding adenosine kinase, protein MKKVLGMGAALVDILANVDDAWIEAQGVQKGGMNMVDWPQMEKFLGALKNPLRVPGGSTCNTMVGLSRLGGKAAFISKIGNDELGNIFKKHLQDNGVESKLGLSDAATGCVFSAVTPDAQRSMWTYLGASDFLGSDDFVPALYDGVGLLYAEGYRAFNADCFKKSFTLARSLGVETALDFSSFGVVEACRKLFDELFAEGMIDIIIANEDEAYAYAGVKEEAALDVLAKKAKVAVVKIGKRGALIAKDGKVVHVQAGPAKAIDTTGAGDLWASGFLYGYMNGWDMEKSGNLGSVVSNEVVQVMGAQIPEDGWKRILATLS, encoded by the coding sequence ATGAAGAAAGTTTTAGGTATGGGCGCAGCCCTCGTTGATATTTTGGCCAATGTGGATGACGCTTGGATCGAAGCTCAGGGTGTGCAGAAGGGTGGCATGAACATGGTGGATTGGCCCCAGATGGAAAAGTTCCTGGGCGCCCTCAAGAATCCGCTGCGCGTGCCGGGTGGCTCTACTTGCAATACAATGGTGGGTCTTTCTCGCCTGGGTGGCAAGGCCGCCTTTATCTCGAAGATCGGCAACGACGAACTCGGTAACATTTTCAAGAAGCACTTGCAAGACAATGGTGTGGAATCGAAGCTCGGCTTGAGCGATGCCGCTACCGGTTGCGTTTTCAGCGCCGTGACGCCCGATGCCCAGCGTTCCATGTGGACTTATCTGGGCGCCTCCGATTTCTTGGGCAGCGACGACTTTGTGCCGGCTCTTTACGACGGCGTTGGCTTGCTGTATGCCGAAGGCTACCGTGCCTTTAACGCAGATTGTTTCAAGAAGTCCTTTACCTTGGCCCGCAGCCTGGGTGTAGAAACCGCTCTCGATTTTAGCAGCTTTGGCGTGGTGGAAGCCTGCCGCAAGCTCTTTGACGAACTCTTTGCCGAAGGGATGATCGATATCATCATTGCCAACGAAGACGAAGCTTATGCCTATGCGGGCGTCAAGGAAGAAGCCGCTCTCGATGTGCTTGCCAAGAAGGCCAAGGTTGCCGTAGTGAAAATCGGCAAGCGCGGCGCCCTGATTGCCAAGGACGGCAAGGTGGTGCATGTGCAGGCTGGCCCTGCCAAGGCTATCGATACTACGGGTGCCGGCGACTTGTGGGCATCGGGATTCCTGTATGGCTACATGAACGGCTGGGATATGGAAAAATCGGGCAATTTGGGCAGTGTCGTGAGTAACGAAGTGGTCCAGGTGATGGGTGCCCAGATTCCGGAAGACGGCTGGAAGCGAATTTTAGCTACGCTTTCGTAA
- a CDS encoding choice-of-anchor I family protein: MNKILLSASLLLCAGFCFAKNAVPAGPFQWGHTLKPLSTTKMSTAEISAYMPAKKKLFVVGDANVVEVVDLSNPSEAKKISEVQIPGNASSVTVHGDLVAVSMLEVEEWRNGQVQVMRYTDNLEVLGLYTVCSQPDMIKFTPDGKNLLVACEGSPSTDFAVDPDGGIGFLTVAKADAESWKTAEFAVAGFDHLDTNRLKNAGVRAPGNQGFLKSLEPEYITVSDDSKLAWVSLQENNAMAIIDVPAKKIKKVFPLGFVDHSRNGFAIDAVSDGKIDIKNYYPLRGLRQPDGIAAFTAGDRHFVLTANEGAPVNDYKAWTDVTSVQELVAQGRLDETVFTEKITTDLKDLSVSALERCDEGKYRTHNGKCPYAYTFGSRSVSIFDGETGKLLWDSGEMFERVLAKIAPEYFNWNSKKGKAKMDKRSSDKGCEPENVTVGEVGRRRYAFAGLERSSGIAVFDVTDPEAPKLVDYYLDPLDRGPEGVLFISADDSPMPGQALLVVGYEYSKTLTIYTIK, from the coding sequence ATGAATAAGATTCTTTTGAGTGCAAGCCTGCTTTTGTGCGCAGGCTTTTGTTTTGCTAAAAATGCAGTGCCCGCCGGACCGTTCCAGTGGGGGCATACGCTTAAACCGCTTTCGACGACTAAAATGTCTACGGCAGAAATTTCGGCTTATATGCCTGCCAAGAAAAAACTGTTTGTCGTAGGTGATGCTAATGTCGTCGAAGTGGTGGACTTGAGCAATCCGAGCGAAGCCAAAAAGATTTCTGAAGTACAGATTCCGGGTAATGCCTCTAGCGTGACGGTTCATGGAGACTTGGTCGCGGTCAGTATGCTTGAAGTCGAAGAATGGCGCAATGGCCAGGTGCAGGTGATGCGTTACACGGACAATCTCGAAGTGCTTGGATTGTATACGGTCTGCAGCCAGCCGGACATGATCAAGTTTACGCCCGATGGCAAGAACTTGCTGGTGGCCTGCGAAGGCTCGCCGAGTACGGATTTTGCGGTAGACCCTGATGGCGGTATTGGATTCTTGACTGTTGCTAAGGCGGACGCCGAATCGTGGAAAACTGCGGAATTTGCTGTGGCCGGATTTGATCATCTCGACACGAATAGACTTAAGAATGCTGGCGTGCGTGCTCCCGGAAATCAGGGCTTTTTGAAATCGCTGGAACCGGAATACATTACGGTTTCTGACGATTCCAAGCTGGCGTGGGTGAGCCTGCAAGAAAATAACGCCATGGCGATTATCGATGTGCCGGCCAAGAAAATCAAGAAGGTTTTCCCGTTGGGTTTTGTAGACCATTCCAGAAATGGTTTTGCAATCGATGCCGTGAGCGACGGAAAGATTGATATCAAGAATTATTACCCGCTGCGTGGACTTCGCCAGCCTGATGGCATTGCCGCTTTTACGGCAGGCGACAGACACTTTGTGCTGACGGCAAACGAAGGTGCTCCTGTAAATGATTACAAGGCATGGACCGATGTAACGAGCGTGCAGGAACTTGTGGCACAGGGCCGTTTGGATGAAACCGTGTTTACGGAAAAGATAACGACAGACTTGAAGGATCTTTCGGTCAGCGCGCTGGAGCGTTGCGATGAGGGTAAGTACCGCACCCATAACGGCAAGTGTCCTTACGCCTATACGTTCGGTTCTCGCTCCGTGAGCATTTTTGACGGCGAAACGGGAAAACTGCTCTGGGATTCCGGAGAAATGTTTGAACGTGTCTTGGCAAAGATTGCGCCGGAATATTTCAATTGGAATTCCAAGAAGGGCAAGGCCAAAATGGATAAGCGCAGCAGCGATAAGGGCTGCGAACCCGAAAATGTGACTGTGGGCGAGGTCGGTAGACGTCGCTACGCCTTTGCTGGCTTGGAACGGTCGAGCGGTATTGCCGTTTTTGATGTCACTGACCCGGAGGCCCCGAAACTGGTGGATTACTACTTGGATCCGCTGGACCGTGGCCCCGAAGGCGTGTTGTTCATTTCTGCTGACGATAGCCCAATGCCTGGCCAAGCTTTGCTCGTTGTTGGCTACGAATACAGCAAGACGCTGACGATTTATACGATTAAATAA
- a CDS encoding ATP-dependent helicase C-terminal domain-containing protein yields MNYKDLALAEEEGKLEAAIAASRNLLIEAPTGSGKSLFIPYFLSKHCKGRVVVLQPRRIAALALAQFSAKLHGETCGKTVGYQFRQDSCKSADTRILFQTYGNFLQELLHGKLDADWIVFDEYHERKADMDLLFAFFRGAKKPRIAVMSAALNRSELETVLGVKCLSLGHPLYPVQIINQTPATGTSLVSGVGLDAEVVRALRTLYRNNIWQTTLVFLPGKAEIARCHTAASEALGPNCAEFLELYGGQDRETQDRIFEVTERPRVIFTTNIAETSITVPNVTGVVDSGIERVSLYDDSEKVNVLRTLPISMQNAIQRSGRSGRTQNGCAIRLWSEESEKRMPQGIVPEVLQIEPSELLLQKAALEDLGEERRSRNESGMTDGIVLPTAIPEAREKTATALLEKFGMLQDGTITALGLKAIRTPVSSIPLALLLASAQSKADLPDLLLAALAWIHSGTEFLQKAKVAYDILTLASDTLSKNRDVPREISFTLRQLRDYRDKIDERTGSVLQTKDERESVIRSLLKAFPDRLATPSGNAYKLANQNVIRLQVAEPPYAILALSMLRTGTTKSELKVNLYAPISQDMLGGSNAKTRYELLWRSGQERFIGVEISESENADGSTTELSRKEILTQEASPKVLEELKKLTVDAWREKIEKENWSGKFLTEAVQTQLIKMRLAAKLYPEYGLPEFNEEDMELIFDEFANGKFLLRDINEDRYRSIIEDYFGKSMLQWLGKTFPDHYTLPNGKRARYSYQEVAVSDDGKSVQSIEGVLVEISARIEDLMQLRGEHKIADGKLKVRYDILAPNFRTIQKTWDLTGFWQNTYAEVRKELRGRYPKHPWPESVI; encoded by the coding sequence GTGAATTACAAAGATTTAGCACTCGCCGAAGAAGAAGGCAAACTGGAAGCCGCGATAGCGGCTTCTCGCAATTTATTGATTGAAGCGCCGACCGGCTCGGGCAAGTCGCTATTCATCCCCTACTTTTTAAGCAAGCACTGCAAAGGCCGCGTAGTCGTCTTGCAGCCACGCCGTATCGCGGCACTCGCGCTGGCGCAGTTCTCGGCAAAGCTCCACGGGGAAACCTGCGGCAAGACTGTCGGCTACCAGTTCAGGCAAGACAGCTGCAAGAGCGCAGACACGCGCATACTATTCCAAACCTACGGTAACTTTCTACAAGAGTTGCTACACGGCAAGCTGGATGCCGACTGGATCGTCTTTGACGAATACCACGAACGCAAAGCCGACATGGACTTGCTGTTTGCGTTTTTTAGGGGAGCCAAAAAGCCTAGGATTGCGGTGATGTCGGCGGCGTTGAACCGTTCCGAACTCGAAACGGTTCTCGGCGTCAAGTGCCTGAGCCTCGGCCACCCGCTCTACCCCGTCCAGATTATCAACCAGACTCCGGCAACGGGGACATCGCTTGTTTCGGGCGTTGGACTTGACGCCGAAGTGGTGCGGGCGCTCCGCACGCTCTACCGCAACAACATCTGGCAGACCACGCTGGTATTCTTACCGGGCAAAGCCGAAATCGCCCGCTGCCACACCGCCGCCTCCGAAGCCCTCGGCCCAAACTGCGCCGAATTTCTGGAACTCTATGGCGGGCAAGACCGCGAAACGCAAGACCGCATCTTTGAAGTCACTGAACGCCCGCGTGTCATCTTCACCACAAACATCGCCGAAACATCTATCACCGTGCCTAACGTGACAGGCGTCGTCGATAGCGGCATCGAACGAGTGAGTTTGTATGACGACAGCGAAAAGGTGAATGTCCTGCGCACGCTCCCCATTTCTATGCAAAATGCCATTCAGCGCAGCGGCCGTAGCGGCCGTACGCAGAATGGTTGTGCCATACGCCTCTGGAGCGAGGAAAGCGAAAAGCGTATGCCCCAAGGGATCGTGCCCGAAGTCCTGCAAATCGAGCCCTCGGAATTACTACTGCAAAAGGCCGCGCTAGAGGATCTCGGCGAGGAAAGGAGATCCCGGAACGAGTCCGGGATGACAGATGGCATAGTACTTCCGACAGCAATTCCGGAAGCACGCGAAAAGACCGCGACCGCACTCCTCGAAAAATTCGGGATGCTCCAAGACGGCACAATCACCGCACTCGGCCTCAAGGCCATCCGCACGCCAGTTTCAAGCATTCCACTCGCGCTGCTCCTCGCATCGGCTCAAAGCAAGGCTGATCTACCCGACTTGCTCCTCGCCGCACTCGCCTGGATTCACTCCGGCACCGAATTTCTGCAGAAAGCAAAAGTCGCCTACGACATTCTCACACTTGCAAGTGATACTTTGTCCAAGAACAGGGATGTTCCGCGTGAAATTTCGTTCACACTCCGACAACTGCGCGACTACCGCGATAAAATAGACGAGAGAACGGGCTCCGTCCTACAGACGAAAGACGAGAGAGAATCCGTCATTCGCAGCCTCTTGAAAGCTTTCCCGGACAGGCTCGCGACTCCGAGCGGCAATGCCTACAAGCTCGCCAACCAGAACGTGATTCGCCTGCAAGTTGCAGAACCGCCTTACGCGATTCTCGCACTCAGCATGCTCCGTACCGGCACCACAAAGTCCGAACTCAAGGTCAACCTTTACGCGCCCATTTCGCAAGACATGCTCGGCGGCAGCAACGCCAAGACGCGCTACGAGCTCTTGTGGCGCAGCGGACAAGAAAGATTCATCGGAGTCGAAATCAGCGAATCCGAAAACGCCGACGGCTCCACCACCGAACTTTCCCGCAAAGAAATTCTCACGCAAGAGGCATCGCCTAAAGTTCTTGAAGAACTCAAGAAGCTTACCGTCGACGCCTGGCGCGAAAAAATCGAGAAAGAAAATTGGAGCGGCAAGTTCCTGACCGAAGCCGTTCAGACGCAGCTCATCAAGATGCGCCTTGCCGCCAAGCTCTATCCCGAATACGGTCTCCCCGAATTCAACGAAGAAGATATGGAACTCATCTTCGACGAATTCGCAAACGGCAAGTTCCTGCTCCGCGACATTAACGAAGACCGTTACCGCAGCATCATCGAAGATTATTTTGGCAAATCCATGCTACAGTGGCTCGGGAAAACTTTCCCCGACCATTACACGCTCCCCAACGGCAAGCGCGCCCGCTACAGCTACCAAGAAGTCGCCGTCAGCGACGACGGAAAATCCGTGCAAAGCATCGAAGGCGTTTTGGTCGAAATCTCGGCCCGAATCGAAGACTTGATGCAGCTCCGCGGCGAGCACAAGATTGCCGACGGCAAATTAAAAGTCCGGTACGACATTCTCGCACCGAACTTCCGCACAATTCAAAAAACTTGGGACTTGACTGGATTCTGGCAGAACACCTACGCCGAGGTGCGCAAGGAATTGCGTGGCCGCTACCCCAAGCACCCTTGGCCCGAATCCGTTATTTAA
- a CDS encoding POTRA domain-containing protein encodes MKRCLFTCAVTACISVAAFAGVDSSIGCPDGTVISSISYEGLEHTKARVVNRELLNKAGEPFSAEKFNLEKRRLQDLDLFTDISVGCEGGNLKYTFVEIFRWIPAPAGKTTERDGLMIGLALANLNVLGEDIRAEVQYRTSSERFLDNNEYAFYASSPYLFGLPLGWNFEFLRTDSYDDIRDYQDDSWLVDLDLDYQLLPNLSILGTIAYRELEKAVFTFDEASAQLWEYGFGFAFDFRDTKIDTRKGIYYEYMLTHVKQLDRIAICGGSCYTEGEDYWELLNDARAYYPVGRFVMGATALVRYRPGEVYRFDYFSHGGVNSYRGRYGDSKRLGVHETLLNLEERFILLDRQPASIAGVNFFYGVQLVAGLDGSLIWNSGRPGWDDYEGAVYGGIHLVVPAVDRLRFEVGYSPDRGEPKYFFGMIEKVSTSRWRGR; translated from the coding sequence TTGAAACGATGTCTTTTTACATGTGCTGTAACTGCGTGTATTTCTGTTGCAGCCTTTGCTGGCGTGGATTCGTCTATCGGTTGTCCTGATGGTACGGTCATTTCGTCGATTTCGTACGAAGGCTTGGAGCATACCAAGGCTCGCGTGGTGAATCGCGAACTCTTGAACAAGGCGGGGGAGCCGTTTTCGGCCGAAAAGTTCAATCTTGAAAAACGCCGCCTGCAAGACTTGGACTTGTTTACGGATATCTCGGTGGGGTGTGAAGGCGGAAATCTGAAATACACTTTCGTTGAAATCTTCCGCTGGATTCCAGCCCCTGCAGGCAAGACGACCGAGCGTGACGGGCTCATGATTGGTCTTGCTCTTGCGAACTTGAATGTGCTTGGCGAAGATATCCGGGCCGAGGTCCAGTACCGCACCTCTTCTGAACGGTTCCTGGATAACAACGAGTATGCCTTTTATGCAAGTTCTCCTTACTTGTTCGGACTCCCGCTTGGCTGGAATTTTGAATTCTTGCGCACCGACAGTTACGACGACATTCGCGATTACCAAGATGACAGTTGGCTGGTCGATTTGGACTTGGATTATCAATTGCTGCCGAACCTTTCTATTCTAGGCACGATTGCATATCGTGAATTGGAAAAAGCGGTATTCACGTTTGATGAGGCCTCTGCACAATTATGGGAATATGGCTTTGGCTTTGCCTTTGATTTCCGCGATACCAAGATCGATACTCGCAAAGGTATCTATTATGAATACATGCTTACGCATGTGAAACAATTAGACCGGATCGCTATCTGTGGCGGCAGTTGTTACACCGAAGGCGAAGACTATTGGGAACTTTTGAACGATGCCCGCGCTTACTATCCAGTTGGTCGTTTTGTGATGGGGGCGACGGCGCTCGTGCGTTACCGTCCGGGTGAAGTGTACCGCTTCGACTATTTTTCGCATGGCGGCGTGAATTCTTATCGTGGCCGTTATGGCGATTCAAAGCGCCTAGGCGTACACGAAACCTTGCTCAACCTCGAAGAACGCTTTATTCTGTTGGACCGTCAGCCGGCGAGTATCGCGGGCGTGAATTTCTTCTATGGCGTGCAATTGGTGGCGGGTCTCGACGGAAGCCTTATTTGGAATTCGGGGCGCCCCGGTTGGGATGATTACGAAGGTGCCGTCTATGGCGGTATTCATCTGGTGGTTCCCGCTGTTGACCGCCTGCGTTTTGAAGTGGGATACAGCCCAGACAGGGGAGAACCTAAATACTTCTTTGGCATGATAGAAAAGGTGTCTACGTCTCGCTGGCGTGGCAGATAA
- a CDS encoding inorganic diphosphatase yields MAINYLDLPIGRKYPYEVDCVVEIGKDTNLKYEYDERLHVFRLDRCLLSSMSYPCTYGFIPSTKADDGDAIDMLIYSPASMMTGTVCTCRVIGALDMTDGGRKDYKVLGVPVFNPRPIKDITDVDQMFLRITRNFFQNYKELEGKDVQIGEWQNAAFAREKVIAAHKAYFQMQVQVPETCYQEPESVDHLPPDELI; encoded by the coding sequence ATGGCAATTAACTATCTGGATCTCCCGATTGGTCGCAAGTATCCCTACGAAGTGGACTGCGTCGTGGAAATCGGTAAAGACACCAACCTCAAGTACGAATATGATGAACGCCTGCACGTGTTCCGCCTGGACCGCTGCTTGCTGAGCTCCATGAGCTACCCCTGTACTTACGGCTTTATCCCGAGCACCAAGGCTGATGACGGCGACGCTATCGATATGCTGATTTACAGCCCGGCCTCCATGATGACGGGAACGGTTTGCACCTGCCGCGTGATCGGTGCGCTAGACATGACCGATGGCGGTCGTAAGGACTATAAGGTCCTGGGTGTTCCGGTATTCAACCCGCGCCCCATCAAGGACATTACCGATGTGGACCAGATGTTCCTGCGCATTACGCGTAACTTCTTCCAGAACTACAAGGAACTGGAAGGCAAGGACGTTCAGATTGGTGAATGGCAGAATGCCGCCTTTGCCCGCGAAAAGGTGATTGCCGCTCACAAGGCTTACTTCCAGATGCAGGTTCAAGTTCCTGAAACTTGCTACCAGGAACCGGAAAGTGTTGACCACTTGCCGCCTGACGAATTGATTTAA
- a CDS encoding bifunctional diguanylate cyclase/phosphodiesterase, translating into MNKIISFAFLFLAVGLLVLQLFVGNYLLLDLTATALIIIAILRIEKLQQEASIAKEKVIKRQREIYNVTHDKLTGLYTKEALFEKIKDTIAKHADVNYWVAYFDIKDFKIVNDIFGSDMGDSVLLKVASWLRENSTKEWVFGRLGGDDFGICLPAGDANLQHLERRFSRYVISNGSIEHRILMHMGIYKITEPDIDVSIMFDRAQLALTSVKNEYNKHIAFYDDKMRNQVMWDQMISAQIEKAIEEKQVRPYLQPIVDNNGQIIGAEALIRWDHPKEGFLQPETFIPTFERNGMIADLDKYIWRSACEILSTWTGEKSHLFISINISPKDFLFMDVFAEVNALIEEFKIEPSRLRIEITETVMMTEVENRMAILNRFRESGFIVEMDDFGSGYSSLNQLKDMPLDVLKIDMKFLSSSKNSQKAEIILRNVLKLSGDLGLSSLTEGIETEAQYNMLNKMGCNLFQGYFFAKPMTVDEFEKVCDSKVA; encoded by the coding sequence ATGAATAAGATTATATCGTTTGCGTTTCTTTTCTTGGCTGTTGGGCTCCTGGTTTTGCAACTTTTCGTTGGAAATTACCTCTTATTGGACCTTACAGCGACGGCTTTAATCATTATAGCCATTTTGCGTATTGAAAAGCTTCAGCAAGAGGCTTCTATTGCCAAAGAAAAGGTTATCAAGCGCCAGCGTGAAATCTACAACGTCACCCATGACAAATTGACCGGTTTATACACCAAGGAAGCCCTTTTCGAAAAGATCAAGGACACGATTGCCAAACATGCCGACGTCAATTACTGGGTCGCCTACTTTGACATCAAGGATTTCAAGATCGTAAACGACATTTTCGGTAGCGACATGGGCGACAGCGTATTGCTAAAGGTAGCCTCCTGGCTTCGCGAAAATTCTACCAAGGAATGGGTTTTCGGGCGCCTTGGCGGCGACGATTTCGGCATCTGCCTACCTGCCGGAGATGCAAACCTGCAACATTTGGAACGTCGCTTTTCTCGATACGTCATTTCTAACGGTTCCATAGAACACCGTATTTTAATGCACATGGGCATCTACAAGATTACCGAGCCCGATATCGACGTATCGATCATGTTCGACCGTGCACAACTCGCCCTCACCTCCGTCAAGAACGAATACAACAAGCACATCGCCTTCTACGACGACAAGATGCGCAACCAGGTGATGTGGGACCAGATGATTTCTGCCCAAATCGAAAAAGCCATCGAAGAAAAGCAAGTGCGTCCTTACCTGCAGCCCATTGTCGACAACAACGGGCAGATTATCGGAGCCGAAGCGCTTATCCGCTGGGACCACCCCAAAGAAGGCTTCCTGCAGCCCGAAACATTCATTCCGACATTTGAAAGAAACGGCATGATTGCCGACCTGGACAAGTACATTTGGCGTAGCGCCTGCGAAATTCTTTCTACTTGGACCGGAGAAAAATCGCACCTGTTCATTTCAATCAATATTTCGCCGAAGGACTTCTTGTTCATGGATGTCTTCGCCGAAGTCAACGCCCTGATTGAAGAATTCAAGATTGAGCCTTCGCGCTTGCGCATCGAAATTACCGAAACCGTCATGATGACCGAAGTCGAAAACCGCATGGCCATTCTAAACCGGTTCCGCGAATCCGGATTTATTGTCGAGATGGACGACTTTGGCAGCGGTTATTCTTCGCTGAACCAGCTCAAGGATATGCCGCTCGATGTTCTAAAAATTGACATGAAGTTCTTAAGCAGTTCCAAGAATAGCCAGAAGGCAGAAATCATTCTGCGCAACGTGCTCAAGCTCTCGGGCGACCTCGGCCTTTCATCGCTTACCGAAGGTATCGAGACCGAAGCCCAATACAACATGCTGAACAAAATGGGCTGCAACCTTTTCCAAGGTTACTTCTTTGCTAAGCCCATGACTGTAGATGAATTCGAAAAAGTCTGCGACAGCAAAGTCGCTTAA